A single window of Sphingobacterium sp. ML3W DNA harbors:
- a CDS encoding RagB/SusD family nutrient uptake outer membrane protein yields the protein MNYKYTILTILLLSLTVVSCKNDFLDQKPDHVISEELVIHDVDKLKRLLVGSYNEVSGSNYLGRILYKRSAVKSPDFRFVQTIYNPREYEQIEYRYEESGNNNGSAAVLWLQCYKVIGNLNLILANIDDAIGDDVLRKQIKAESLALRGMIFFDLARTFAYPWIREKGLSQGIPLKLDPNEVVIERGSLIQTFNQIVKDLQTAENLMQEDDLSSGSSKYMTKIAVRSLLARVYLYQENWQMSMDYAQKVLNVMPEEKLMGLDSYSFSDYTSESIFELSVGNDNSSGSNGLGAQFDYRSGGQGDVLATQSFIDLLQEYEGDPRANLLMKDKEGKQAAFVKYINRSGGAGLSMHNIPVIRLSEIVLIAAESCAHGATGGDEKALYYLNVLIKNRTTDFQKNKATVGGLELLRRIAKERRRELALEGHEIYDLIRTGTLIERRQSDHVNTGLNSNALTIAATSPKTIYPIPANEIVASGMKQTNGY from the coding sequence ATGAATTATAAATATACTATTTTAACCATTTTATTACTATCACTAACAGTTGTAAGCTGTAAGAATGATTTTTTGGATCAAAAACCCGATCATGTCATTTCTGAAGAACTGGTCATTCATGATGTTGATAAATTGAAACGTCTGCTTGTGGGTTCTTATAATGAAGTTTCGGGAAGTAATTATCTTGGCAGAATACTCTATAAACGCTCGGCTGTCAAGAGTCCTGATTTTAGATTTGTACAAACCATATACAATCCTCGAGAATATGAACAAATAGAATACCGATATGAAGAAAGCGGAAATAATAATGGAAGTGCAGCGGTGCTCTGGTTACAATGTTACAAAGTTATTGGTAATCTCAATCTTATTTTAGCAAATATAGATGATGCTATTGGAGATGATGTATTGCGTAAGCAAATTAAAGCTGAATCGCTCGCTCTTCGAGGGATGATCTTTTTTGATCTCGCTCGAACTTTTGCCTATCCATGGATTAGGGAAAAAGGACTATCGCAGGGTATCCCATTGAAATTAGATCCAAATGAGGTCGTAATAGAAAGGGGATCGCTGATTCAGACCTTCAATCAAATTGTGAAGGATCTGCAGACTGCTGAAAATTTAATGCAGGAGGATGACTTATCTTCCGGAAGTTCAAAGTACATGACGAAAATAGCGGTACGTTCATTATTGGCAAGAGTATATCTCTATCAGGAAAATTGGCAAATGTCTATGGATTATGCTCAAAAAGTACTGAACGTGATGCCTGAAGAAAAATTAATGGGCCTGGATAGCTACAGCTTTTCGGATTATACTTCTGAATCTATATTTGAACTCAGTGTAGGTAATGATAACTCCTCAGGGAGCAATGGTCTTGGTGCTCAATTTGATTATCGTTCGGGTGGACAGGGAGATGTCTTAGCCACACAATCTTTTATCGACTTACTGCAAGAATATGAGGGCGACCCGCGTGCCAATTTATTGATGAAGGATAAAGAAGGTAAACAGGCTGCGTTTGTAAAATATATAAATCGAAGTGGTGGAGCTGGACTAAGTATGCACAATATTCCCGTGATTCGGCTCTCTGAAATCGTACTTATAGCGGCCGAATCATGTGCGCATGGGGCAACAGGGGGTGATGAAAAGGCTTTATATTACTTAAATGTGCTCATTAAAAATCGTACGACCGATTTTCAAAAAAATAAAGCTACAGTGGGTGGACTTGAACTGTTAAGACGAATCGCGAAGGAAAGGAGAAGGGAATTGGCATTGGAAGGGCATGAAATCTATGATTTGATCCGTACCGGTACCCTTATTGAAAGACGACAGTCAGATCATGTCAACACAGGGTTGAACAGCAATGCATTGACCATTGCGGCGACATCTCCTAAGACGATATACCCAATACCAGCTAACGAGATTGTGGCTAGTGGAATGAAACAGACAAATGGTTACTAA
- a CDS encoding VOC family protein, whose protein sequence is MARALKINHVTLIVDSLEKATAFYQHELGLEPLAAFRFDYPVMFFKFNDQQQLHLSEWEDKTSFRGHICVEVDDFNSIFFRMKELEAIDIRPWGKVRQLPDGAMQLFVRDPAGNLVEISSAPGSAIDPKIFQDELYEEGIYISNRNDFRGFKSDDATLYHK, encoded by the coding sequence ATGGCACGTGCACTCAAAATCAATCACGTTACACTTATTGTAGACAGTCTAGAAAAAGCAACGGCATTCTATCAACATGAACTCGGACTAGAGCCCCTTGCAGCATTCAGATTTGATTACCCAGTGATGTTTTTCAAATTTAACGATCAGCAACAACTTCACCTATCCGAATGGGAAGACAAGACATCATTCCGCGGGCACATCTGTGTCGAAGTAGATGACTTTAACAGCATCTTTTTCCGCATGAAAGAACTTGAGGCAATCGATATCCGGCCTTGGGGGAAAGTTAGACAATTGCCTGATGGAGCAATGCAGCTTTTTGTGCGCGATCCCGCAGGTAACCTCGTAGAAATATCATCAGCGCCAGGCAGTGCAATAGATCCTAAAATCTTTCAGGACGAACTCTATGAAGAAGGAATCTATATTTCAAATCGAAATGATTTCAGAGGATTTAAATCTGATGATGCCACCCTATACCATAAATAG
- a CDS encoding sugar phosphate isomerase/epimerase family protein yields MELSIHNWMRAETIETTIRRASSLGYTKIEIAGSPEHYDTKHVRKLLKEYGLSCWGSVTLMLEDRNLLAKDEAQRAKSVRYVKDVARMVKELDGHMISVVPGTVGKIIPDGRPEEEWRWAVESLQEVYAYTESSGILIGIEPINRFETHFINRGDQALALAAAVGPNCGVCLDTFHMNIEEDDLYQAIIRAKGKLVGFHVADNNRMAPGMGTLHWNKIIETLDHIGYDEVLSVEFCAPLDRTPANPHPNSIDENPKDLSPEQKKFLEDHGSASVSEEFYTMLTRKSIETLSPFIK; encoded by the coding sequence ATGGAACTTTCGATACACAACTGGATGCGAGCCGAAACAATAGAAACCACGATTCGCAGAGCTTCCAGTTTAGGCTATACCAAAATTGAAATTGCTGGTAGTCCAGAGCATTATGACACTAAACACGTCAGAAAGCTATTAAAAGAATACGGCCTTTCCTGCTGGGGATCTGTAACCTTAATGCTAGAAGATCGTAATTTACTTGCTAAAGATGAGGCTCAACGTGCAAAATCTGTACGGTATGTAAAGGATGTTGCACGCATGGTGAAAGAACTGGATGGTCACATGATTTCTGTCGTACCCGGTACTGTAGGTAAAATCATACCCGACGGTAGACCTGAAGAAGAATGGCGATGGGCCGTAGAATCGCTCCAAGAAGTATATGCTTATACCGAATCGTCGGGCATATTGATTGGAATAGAACCGATCAACCGATTTGAAACCCATTTTATCAATAGAGGCGATCAAGCATTGGCTTTAGCAGCAGCTGTAGGTCCTAACTGTGGCGTCTGCCTAGATACTTTTCATATGAATATTGAAGAGGACGACCTCTATCAAGCCATTATAAGAGCCAAGGGAAAACTTGTTGGATTTCATGTCGCAGACAATAACAGAATGGCGCCAGGGATGGGTACACTCCATTGGAATAAAATAATCGAAACATTGGACCATATCGGTTATGATGAAGTTCTTTCGGTTGAATTCTGCGCACCTCTAGATCGCACACCAGCCAATCCCCACCCCAATTCGATTGATGAAAATCCGAAAGACCTTTCTCCAGAGCAAAAGAAATTTTTAGAAGACCATGGTAGCGCATCCGTGTCCGAAGAATTCTACACCATGCTGACTAGAAAATCAATCGAAACCCTATCCCCATTTATTAAATAA
- a CDS encoding mandelate racemase/muconate lactonizing enzyme family protein → MKITNVEAFWLRCPIPKEKQHFSDYGLLTNFDMTLVVITTEDGLQGFGEAKAAVGSSGVCASIVSCIENELKPILIGKDAKNINRLWEEMYNGTRDHYALTRGRRFPILGRRGLTISAMSGIDTALWDLKGKVLGVPVMDILGGACRQQMPAYASGGWADVAHIGEQLNGYVAKGFQAVKMRVGVMDQTVQNSINRVKAAREALGPHIKLMADAHGTFSVPEAKQFCRGVEDCNLYWFEEPISPDNRHGTAEVRASSSIPIAAGESEFTSFDMRDLLEVRALDVMQPDAAIIGGISETMRVGHLASIHQLELAPHCWGSAFSFMAGLHVAFASPAATIIEFSLGGNPMMYDLVKEHITVTNGVIEAPTAPGLGLTPNWDFIQEFKQKN, encoded by the coding sequence ATGAAAATAACGAACGTAGAAGCATTTTGGCTACGATGTCCAATCCCCAAAGAAAAACAACACTTTTCTGACTATGGTCTACTGACCAATTTTGACATGACATTGGTTGTCATCACCACCGAAGATGGTCTTCAAGGCTTTGGTGAGGCAAAAGCAGCAGTTGGATCTTCTGGCGTTTGTGCATCGATTGTCTCGTGTATCGAAAACGAACTAAAACCTATATTGATAGGTAAAGATGCTAAAAACATCAATCGTCTTTGGGAAGAAATGTACAATGGCACACGCGATCATTATGCCCTTACAAGAGGTCGAAGATTTCCTATCCTTGGCCGAAGAGGTTTGACCATCTCAGCAATGAGCGGCATCGACACGGCGCTATGGGATTTGAAAGGTAAGGTATTGGGCGTTCCCGTTATGGATATATTGGGTGGTGCCTGCCGCCAGCAGATGCCTGCCTATGCAAGTGGTGGCTGGGCAGATGTAGCACATATCGGTGAACAGTTGAATGGTTATGTGGCTAAGGGATTTCAAGCCGTTAAAATGCGTGTTGGAGTAATGGATCAGACCGTTCAAAACAGTATTAATCGCGTAAAAGCCGCAAGAGAAGCTTTAGGTCCACACATTAAACTCATGGCTGATGCCCATGGCACCTTTAGTGTTCCTGAAGCAAAGCAATTTTGTCGCGGTGTGGAAGACTGCAACCTCTACTGGTTTGAAGAACCAATCAGTCCTGACAACAGACATGGAACTGCTGAAGTAAGAGCTTCCTCCTCCATCCCTATTGCAGCAGGGGAAAGTGAATTCACCAGTTTTGATATGCGCGATCTGCTAGAAGTTAGAGCTTTGGATGTGATGCAGCCCGATGCCGCAATTATTGGCGGTATTTCCGAAACGATGCGTGTTGGTCATCTAGCTAGTATCCATCAGCTAGAATTAGCGCCGCACTGTTGGGGGTCTGCTTTTTCATTTATGGCCGGACTCCATGTTGCATTCGCTTCACCAGCAGCCACCATCATTGAGTTTTCTCTTGGTGGAAATCCGATGATGTACGACCTGGTCAAAGAGCATATTACAGTTACAAATGGTGTCATAGAAGCTCCAACAGCCCCTGGATTGGGCTTGACCCCAAATTGGGATTTTATCCAAGAATTTAAACAAAAAAATTAA
- a CDS encoding multidrug effflux MFS transporter gives MTNNKKVDLKIILIMGLLTAIGPLSIDMYLPAFPAIAKSLGTTVSEVTLSLSSFFIGISAGQMLYGPLLDRYGRKKPLYAGLCLFFLASVGCAFAPTVSSLILFRFLQAVGGCVGMVAARAMVRDLFTVKDSAKIFSTLMLVVSVSPIMAPTIGGYITAYFGWRAIFFALIFIVSIILAGTYFYLPESKQPDPSISLKPKPILRSFAKILKHPLFITYALTGAISYAGLYAYIGGAPFVFMELFKVSETQFGWIFAFISIGLIGASQLNNIALKYFSNEKIILVASGAQSIIGVLFASFAFFGFTNLISTVLLVFLFLVCQGFIFPNTTALALAPLSGNAGNASGLLGAMQMTVGGCAAALISFIQGQSTLPMAGIMAFCAVVAFIALNLGNRFISQSTTTYA, from the coding sequence ATGACGAATAACAAAAAAGTAGATTTAAAAATCATTCTAATAATGGGTCTATTGACTGCCATAGGCCCGCTTTCAATAGACATGTACCTCCCCGCTTTTCCAGCAATTGCCAAAAGTTTAGGAACGACAGTATCTGAAGTTACGCTTTCACTTTCCAGCTTTTTTATTGGCATTTCTGCAGGTCAAATGCTTTACGGACCTTTATTAGATCGTTACGGTAGAAAAAAACCATTATATGCAGGACTTTGTCTATTTTTCTTAGCTTCTGTTGGTTGTGCTTTTGCACCCACCGTATCAAGCTTAATTCTTTTTAGATTTTTACAAGCTGTTGGAGGCTGCGTCGGCATGGTGGCAGCAAGAGCAATGGTACGGGATCTTTTTACCGTAAAAGATAGCGCCAAAATATTCTCTACATTAATGCTTGTCGTTTCCGTATCACCTATTATGGCACCTACTATCGGTGGCTATATCACAGCTTATTTCGGATGGAGAGCCATATTTTTCGCACTCATTTTCATCGTATCGATTATTTTGGCAGGTACCTATTTCTATCTACCCGAGAGCAAACAACCAGACCCTAGTATTTCACTAAAACCAAAACCGATACTCCGAAGCTTTGCAAAAATATTAAAGCACCCCCTTTTTATAACCTATGCTTTAACAGGAGCTATATCTTATGCCGGACTGTATGCCTATATTGGTGGAGCACCTTTTGTATTCATGGAACTTTTCAAAGTCAGTGAAACACAATTTGGATGGATCTTTGCTTTTATATCTATTGGTTTGATCGGTGCGAGTCAATTGAATAACATAGCGCTAAAATACTTCTCAAATGAAAAAATAATCCTGGTAGCCTCGGGAGCACAAAGCATTATCGGCGTTTTATTTGCCAGTTTCGCTTTTTTTGGATTTACGAATCTAATCAGTACCGTACTACTCGTGTTTTTATTTTTAGTTTGCCAAGGTTTTATTTTTCCGAACACAACAGCACTTGCTCTGGCGCCATTAAGTGGCAATGCCGGAAATGCTTCTGGTTTATTAGGTGCTATGCAGATGACAGTTGGTGGCTGCGCTGCTGCATTGATTAGTTTTATACAAGGCCAATCAACTTTACCAATGGCAGGTATTATGGCTTTCTGTGCAGTCGTTGCCTTCATAGCACTAAATTTAGGCAATCGTTTCATTTCACAAAGCACAACTACTTATGCTTAA
- a CDS encoding ThuA domain-containing protein, whose protein sequence is MKHLKSVLCLFTIGILLLTVFTSAAQSQKKQSKKPLIVFVTGDHEYSGEETLPLIAAELEKNYGMRTLVLKASPDHNSEENIPGLEALKDADLAVFYLRWRRLPADQVKFIDDYLKSGKPVIGFRTSTHAFNYPKGHPLEKWNTFGEFALGAPGGWGKGGHTHYGHESSTDVAIIPAERNNPILTGVKPAFHVRSWLYHIVPDYPSKGATWLLMGTAVDPDKKAVENPVAWTWKTAAGGKVFTTTLGHPDDFQDESFQRLLINAMHWAVGKPTPKKWAGKVDIQVPYRQ, encoded by the coding sequence ATGAAACACCTTAAAAGCGTTTTATGTTTATTTACGATAGGCATATTACTATTAACCGTATTCACATCTGCTGCACAAAGTCAAAAAAAGCAGTCAAAAAAACCGCTTATCGTATTCGTCACAGGAGATCACGAATATAGCGGTGAAGAAACCCTACCTCTTATAGCGGCAGAACTGGAAAAGAATTATGGCATGCGTACCCTTGTTTTAAAAGCTAGCCCTGACCATAATTCCGAAGAGAACATTCCAGGATTGGAAGCGCTAAAAGATGCAGATCTCGCCGTATTCTACCTACGTTGGAGACGTTTACCTGCTGATCAAGTAAAATTCATTGATGACTACTTGAAATCAGGAAAGCCTGTAATCGGATTCAGAACAAGTACTCATGCCTTCAATTATCCCAAAGGGCATCCACTAGAAAAATGGAATACGTTTGGAGAATTTGCATTAGGGGCTCCTGGTGGATGGGGCAAAGGTGGACATACTCATTATGGACATGAGTCCAGTACAGATGTCGCTATCATACCTGCCGAGCGTAACAATCCCATTCTTACTGGTGTAAAACCAGCCTTCCATGTCCGTTCTTGGTTATACCATATCGTGCCTGACTATCCTTCAAAAGGAGCGACTTGGCTTCTGATGGGAACAGCGGTAGATCCCGATAAAAAAGCCGTCGAAAACCCCGTTGCATGGACATGGAAAACCGCAGCAGGAGGCAAAGTTTTTACGACGACACTTGGTCATCCTGATGATTTTCAAGACGAAAGTTTTCAACGCTTACTCATCAATGCTATGCACTGGGCAGTAGGAAAACCGACCCCTAAAAAATGGGCTGGGAAAGTGGATATTCAAGTTCCATATAGACAATAA
- a CDS encoding SusC/RagA family TonB-linked outer membrane protein, with the protein MPLSKCPFGLFYILGLVIALQVTNVRVSFAKQYLRKIANNQVNIKGVVQDSRGNPIAHVTVQEIGTTNRTQTDNLGRFFMNIQRNPMLQFSMLGFKQQVIQLGPRQEIVVVMDEAPSVMEEVLVTAYGNTNQRSFTGSLQQVKEQDLTKTAAASFETSLQGTVTGVNIYTTGQPGASSSVQIRGIGSINGLREPLYVLDGVVMNSDNNSRIGGNGTVNQINPLASINTNDIESISVLKDAAAASLYGSRAANGVIIITTKRGQRGGTMLNVLAQSGLLTNLTQEKTISNKDFKQLWQLGQVNQYIQNKENADYVKIYNNPQLLQKYQSLANKDYQSIYGTHDANSDWLDAIYRTGSTQHYALSASGGAESTVFYLSGEYLKQNGTIIKSDLERKSGRLNLENKAKSWLNLGANLSVAQTGRNSGQYDSEYVGGLNPLFMARVLPQAAPIYDGKGYMGLANLPNEIEKNANPIGVIEVGKYANKDVRLRGSAYAEFILPYAIKFKSTLGIDHQSLEETLYDNKVFGAGGGQWNGALYVAQGQRSQFTSSNIVTYQKKSNIHAFDVLLGFEAQESNMKSMNNSGYDILDNELLSSSSIGTLWSWNGQSENYSLLSYFSRMNYSMSDKYFVSGSIRSDGSSRFGKDSRWGNFWSLSGAWLLSEENFFKHTVFDYLKLRTSYGTNGNLPPAYYASLAFFTTAGKAYASESGLSYGQLANPNLSWELSKNANLGLDARLFNTIDLTIEYFNKKTSNLLLNIPVSSTTGFTSQLQNYGAMKNTGWEFSVSYQAMDKRDFKWNTRINATVLKNKITKLPSDIIPTYSSTNGQHPIIIKEGESLNSFYLRDYAGVDPTNGSAMYYKLKNGKRTGEKTTDAEEAGFGIFGHAIQKVQGGWSNQFKFKKISLDVLFTYGIGGKAYDWTAFKRDDDGFLPQYTSTQAQLNPWTPLNPDAEVPIRVNGNNSFSNDVSTRHLYNADYLKLRNARLSYHMDDLRFLKGATCFVQGDNLLLWTKIDDFDPEAITNGVNLFQTPTSRSILLGIQFKL; encoded by the coding sequence ATGCCGTTATCAAAATGTCCATTTGGACTATTTTATATACTCGGTTTGGTCATTGCTTTGCAAGTGACCAATGTCCGGGTATCATTTGCAAAGCAATATCTTAGAAAAATTGCTAATAATCAGGTTAATATAAAGGGAGTTGTGCAGGATTCGAGAGGAAATCCAATAGCTCATGTTACGGTACAGGAAATAGGAACCACTAATCGCACCCAAACCGATAATCTAGGTAGGTTTTTCATGAATATACAGCGTAATCCCATGTTACAATTTTCCATGTTGGGGTTTAAGCAGCAGGTCATTCAACTCGGTCCGAGGCAAGAGATTGTCGTTGTTATGGATGAAGCACCAAGTGTAATGGAGGAGGTGCTCGTGACTGCTTATGGCAATACCAATCAAAGGAGTTTTACAGGTTCGTTGCAGCAAGTAAAGGAACAGGATCTGACCAAAACCGCAGCTGCTAGTTTTGAAACATCACTGCAAGGCACTGTGACAGGTGTAAATATATACACAACTGGACAGCCAGGTGCTAGTTCGAGTGTGCAGATTAGGGGAATAGGTTCTATAAATGGGCTTCGAGAACCTCTATATGTATTGGACGGAGTTGTGATGAACAGTGATAATAATTCGAGAATTGGTGGTAATGGTACTGTTAATCAAATCAATCCTTTAGCTTCCATCAATACGAATGATATCGAAAGCATCTCGGTATTGAAGGATGCTGCTGCAGCATCCTTATATGGTTCTCGAGCTGCCAATGGTGTCATCATCATTACGACTAAAAGGGGACAAAGGGGAGGGACGATGCTTAATGTGCTTGCTCAAAGTGGATTGTTGACCAATCTAACACAAGAAAAAACAATATCAAATAAAGATTTTAAACAACTTTGGCAATTAGGACAGGTGAATCAATATATTCAAAATAAGGAGAATGCTGATTATGTTAAGATCTATAATAATCCGCAACTCTTGCAAAAATATCAATCACTAGCGAATAAGGACTATCAATCTATTTATGGTACTCATGATGCTAATTCGGATTGGTTAGATGCGATTTATAGAACTGGAAGTACGCAACACTATGCGCTATCAGCTAGTGGTGGAGCTGAATCGACTGTTTTTTATCTGTCTGGTGAATACCTCAAACAAAATGGTACGATTATTAAATCGGATCTTGAACGTAAATCTGGTCGATTGAATCTGGAAAATAAAGCTAAGTCATGGCTAAATCTAGGTGCAAATCTATCCGTGGCTCAAACGGGTCGCAACAGTGGTCAATATGATTCGGAATATGTAGGCGGTTTGAATCCTTTATTCATGGCACGAGTATTACCTCAAGCTGCACCTATATACGACGGAAAGGGTTATATGGGCTTGGCAAACCTACCTAATGAAATCGAAAAAAATGCCAACCCCATTGGCGTAATCGAAGTTGGGAAATACGCTAACAAAGATGTCAGATTGAGAGGGTCTGCATACGCGGAATTCATACTGCCATATGCAATCAAATTCAAGTCTACTTTGGGAATAGATCATCAGAGTTTAGAAGAGACGCTATATGACAATAAGGTCTTCGGAGCAGGCGGTGGTCAATGGAATGGTGCATTATATGTTGCCCAAGGTCAGCGATCTCAATTTACATCGTCCAATATTGTGACTTATCAGAAAAAGAGCAACATCCATGCTTTTGATGTTCTACTAGGTTTTGAGGCTCAAGAGTCAAATATGAAATCCATGAACAATTCAGGTTATGATATTTTGGACAACGAGCTGTTGTCTTCAAGTAGTATTGGTACGTTATGGTCCTGGAATGGTCAATCTGAGAACTATTCGCTATTATCTTATTTCAGTCGGATGAATTATAGTATGTCTGATAAATATTTTGTTTCTGGAAGCATTCGTAGTGATGGATCGTCTCGTTTTGGTAAAGATTCTCGTTGGGGCAATTTTTGGTCCTTGTCAGGCGCTTGGTTGCTAAGTGAGGAAAACTTTTTCAAACATACTGTATTTGATTATCTAAAACTAAGGACAAGCTATGGTACCAATGGAAATCTTCCACCTGCTTACTATGCGTCTTTAGCATTTTTTACCACGGCAGGTAAAGCATATGCTTCAGAATCTGGCTTATCTTATGGACAATTAGCAAACCCAAATCTGTCTTGGGAGCTCAGCAAGAATGCAAATTTAGGATTGGATGCACGACTCTTCAATACGATAGATCTAACCATCGAGTACTTTAATAAGAAAACCAGCAATTTATTATTGAACATACCCGTTTCCTCGACAACAGGATTCACCAGTCAACTACAGAATTATGGGGCAATGAAAAATACAGGATGGGAGTTTAGTGTAAGCTACCAGGCAATGGATAAAAGGGATTTTAAGTGGAATACTCGAATAAATGCCACGGTGCTAAAAAATAAAATCACGAAGCTACCTTCTGATATTATTCCGACTTACAGTTCGACTAATGGTCAGCACCCCATCATAATAAAAGAAGGTGAGAGTCTCAATTCTTTCTATTTAAGGGACTACGCTGGAGTAGATCCTACTAATGGATCTGCTATGTACTATAAATTGAAAAATGGAAAGAGAACTGGAGAAAAAACGACTGATGCAGAAGAAGCAGGATTTGGAATTTTTGGTCATGCTATTCAAAAGGTGCAAGGAGGATGGAGCAATCAATTTAAGTTCAAGAAAATTAGCTTGGACGTTTTGTTTACTTATGGAATAGGAGGAAAGGCGTATGACTGGACTGCATTTAAACGGGACGACGATGGTTTCCTACCACAATATACCAGTACACAAGCGCAGTTGAACCCATGGACACCACTCAACCCCGATGCTGAGGTACCGATAAGGGTTAATGGTAATAACAGCTTTTCTAATGATGTTTCTACCCGTCATTTATATAACGCAGATTATCTCAAACTTAGAAATGCTCGGTTGAGTTATCATATGGATGATTTGAGATTTTTAAAGGGTGCTACCTGCTTCGTTCAAGGTGATAATCTATTGTTGTGGACGAAAATAGATGATTTTGATCCTGAGGCGATTACCAATGGAGTTAATCTATTCCAAACACCAACATCACGCAGTATCCTACTAGGCATTCAATTTAAGCTATAA
- a CDS encoding alpha/beta fold hydrolase, with protein sequence MKDHYSSVPNYRTVLTMLILISASYLDVFSQEIADQRIMHDYQSALKDYESYEQNHRKDMQVKNVRLSYLEWGNLDNKDKVLIWLHGSLSNAYEFYPYADSIVKSGYRVISIDQYNAGKTPLPNFDASFDDLSIDIKCLMDSLGIEKAVIGGFSRGAFLATHIYKTMPQYVSALILEDGGSVAFATSYLKLDEESLKRKLKDVDLPAEVVDKYSGYFSHKFDAYKSLYDADINTNQFEILSYLKPQNNQWITYRGQFEYNHMQDSLHMAEVIFHKPNVSKYAKSIVEVKPTDIFKDLATPVLIMDANAEQDPIPVRIENRELAMKHPQFIKLVVFEDVAHNIHYTYPSRFLHEVISFLDHQVKD encoded by the coding sequence ATGAAAGACCACTACTCCAGTGTACCAAACTATCGCACCGTGTTAACCATGCTAATCTTAATAAGCGCAAGTTATTTGGATGTTTTCAGCCAAGAAATAGCAGATCAAAGGATAATGCACGACTATCAATCGGCTTTAAAGGATTACGAATCCTATGAGCAAAACCACCGGAAAGATATGCAGGTAAAAAATGTAAGGCTCTCTTATTTAGAATGGGGCAATCTTGATAATAAAGATAAAGTGCTAATATGGCTACATGGTAGCTTAAGCAATGCCTATGAATTTTATCCATATGCAGATAGCATCGTAAAGTCTGGATATCGAGTGATTTCCATTGATCAATACAACGCCGGAAAAACTCCTCTCCCAAACTTTGACGCTTCATTTGACGACCTCAGTATAGACATCAAGTGTTTGATGGATTCGTTAGGAATTGAAAAAGCAGTTATTGGCGGGTTCTCACGCGGTGCATTTTTGGCAACACATATTTACAAAACTATGCCTCAATACGTAAGCGCACTGATATTAGAGGACGGTGGTTCTGTAGCCTTTGCCACAAGCTATCTCAAACTCGATGAAGAGTCATTAAAACGAAAACTGAAAGATGTTGATCTCCCAGCAGAGGTTGTAGACAAGTATTCCGGATATTTCTCCCATAAATTTGACGCCTATAAAAGTTTATACGATGCCGATATCAATACAAATCAATTTGAAATTCTGAGTTATTTGAAACCACAGAACAACCAGTGGATTACATATCGAGGGCAATTTGAATATAATCATATGCAAGATAGCTTGCATATGGCAGAAGTGATCTTCCATAAACCCAATGTCAGTAAATACGCAAAATCTATAGTCGAAGTCAAACCCACTGATATCTTTAAAGATTTAGCTACCCCAGTCTTAATAATGGATGCAAATGCAGAACAAGATCCTATACCGGTACGAATTGAAAACAGAGAACTGGCCATGAAGCATCCTCAATTTATCAAACTTGTCGTATTTGAAGATGTAGCCCATAATATCCACTATACCTACCCAAGCAGATTCCTACACGAGGTTATTTCCTTCTTAGATCATCAGGTTAAAGATTGA